AGCAATGAGCAGAGATACTGACCTTTTGGATGTCAATCGAAGCAGACGTTCTCGAGGTTTGCGATCTGCACAGTGAGCTCATAGACCTGATCAGTGAGGAATTTCACCTGTTCCTGTACATTGAAAAAAGAATGAAAACAATTATGTTAGTCACGGTAATAAAATGTGAAAAAAATCATGTGACATCAATGAAAGAGCTTACCTCAAGCGTCTCAATCTGTTTAGTGAGCTTCGGAATCCCCATTATCACCTGCTCAGCCTCCTCCACCCGTTGAGTCAGCCTTTCGAGCTCCTCCTGCATACCTATCACCCAAGGCTGACGATAATGGAACCCATCAGCCTTGGTTACAACATATAACATAATCAGATTCTTCAACTTAGAAATAAAAAACATAAAAGATAAGCACACGGTCAACAAGCATGCCTTATTACCTCATAGTTTATGCACGTGAAGAACCGCTTCCCAGGAAGAGTGTCGTGGTTCTCAATCCCGCGAACCTCATTAATGAGTCTCCCACCACACGGACACCTTCTAGGAATCCCGTACTCTGAATCGGCCAGGAACCCTAACATGTTGATGTGGTGATCTTGCCTCTGTGCATGGCTTCTATCTTCTGCCGGATCCATCTGTCAAACAATAACCAAACAAAATGAATAAACGAAACCCACAAATCGATTAACAATCATTACTCGAGAACCCTAACTTGATTTGAAATCTCAGCGAAACGAAACCCTTA
The DNA window shown above is from Brassica oleracea var. oleracea cultivar TO1000 chromosome C3, BOL, whole genome shotgun sequence and carries:
- the LOC106328882 gene encoding uncharacterized protein LOC106328882 isoform X2, with protein sequence MDPAEDRSHAQRQDHHINMLGFLADSEYGIPRRCPCGGRLINEVRGIENHDTLPGKRFFTCINYEADGFHYRQPWVIGMQEELERLTQRVEEAEQVIMGIPKLTKQIETLEEQVKFLTDQVYELTVQIANLENVCFD
- the LOC106328882 gene encoding uncharacterized protein LOC106328882 isoform X1 → MRRRLPGDFLHLSDHRIYYPRAQMDPAEDRSHAQRQDHHINMLGFLADSEYGIPRRCPCGGRLINEVRGIENHDTLPGKRFFTCINYEADGFHYRQPWVIGMQEELERLTQRVEEAEQVIMGIPKLTKQIETLEEQVKFLTDQVYELTVQIANLENVCFD